From Thermodesulfobacteriota bacterium, a single genomic window includes:
- a CDS encoding archemetzincin, giving the protein SRLRQEFYGLEPDEPLFLERLHKECLHELGHTYGLIHCPHPECVMRLSNTVHDVDMKGRTMCRTCGDFLQARINGG; this is encoded by the coding sequence TCGCGGCTCCGCCAGGAGTTCTACGGTCTGGAGCCCGACGAACCGCTCTTCCTCGAGCGGCTTCACAAGGAATGCCTGCACGAGCTGGGGCACACGTACGGGCTGATCCACTGTCCGCATCCGGAATGCGTCATGCGCCTTTCCAACACGGTGCACGACGTCGACATGAAGGGCAGGACGATGTGCAGGACGTGCGGCGATTTCCTGCAGGCCAGAATCAACGGAGGATGA
- a CDS encoding sigma-54 dependent transcriptional regulator, producing the protein MEQKVSILVVDDEEIVRESLSSWLQEDGYEVVTAENGARALERLPERDWTLLLVDLKMPGMDGLQLMEEARRLRPGIVVLIMTAFATVDTAVNAMKQGAYDYLVKPFNPEDLSLSIRKIVEHRKLVQENEFLRKELKKQYRLHDMISKNDEMLGIFEMVRTVARSSSTVLIQGESGTGKELLARAIHEESDRKSAPFISVSCAALTETLLESELFGYEKGAFTGADSLKRGKLEIAKNGTLFLDEIGDISLKLQQDLLRVLEQKEFTRVGGSQVIAIESRIIAATNRDLRKAIEEGKFRDDLYYRLNVISFRIPPLRERKEDIPLLVGSFIEKFNIEMGKEMEGVTEPAMRKLMDHPWPGNARELRNVIERAMVVSRGRAIGEADLDLPSEARAAVTGRSLEEIEVEHIRQVLQSNNWNIQRSAQILGIDRATLYNKIRKHNLKGDRPV; encoded by the coding sequence ATGGAACAGAAAGTCAGCATCCTGGTGGTCGATGACGAGGAGATCGTCCGGGAGTCGTTGTCGAGCTGGCTCCAGGAGGACGGCTACGAAGTCGTGACCGCGGAAAACGGGGCGCGCGCCCTCGAGCGCCTTCCCGAACGGGACTGGACGCTCCTGCTGGTCGACCTGAAGATGCCGGGGATGGACGGGCTCCAGCTGATGGAGGAAGCGCGCAGGCTCCGGCCGGGCATCGTCGTCCTGATCATGACCGCTTTCGCCACCGTGGACACCGCCGTCAACGCGATGAAGCAGGGAGCCTACGACTATCTCGTGAAGCCGTTCAACCCGGAGGACCTGTCGCTGTCGATCCGGAAGATCGTCGAGCACCGGAAACTGGTGCAGGAGAACGAGTTCCTGCGCAAGGAGCTGAAGAAGCAGTACCGCCTCCACGACATGATCAGCAAGAATGACGAGATGCTCGGGATCTTCGAAATGGTGCGGACGGTCGCCAGGAGCAGCTCCACCGTCCTCATCCAGGGGGAGAGCGGAACGGGGAAGGAGCTCCTCGCCCGGGCCATCCACGAGGAAAGCGACCGGAAGTCCGCGCCGTTCATCTCCGTCTCCTGCGCCGCGCTGACCGAGACGCTGCTGGAGAGCGAGCTGTTCGGATACGAGAAGGGGGCCTTCACGGGCGCCGACTCCCTCAAGCGGGGGAAGCTGGAGATCGCGAAGAACGGGACGCTGTTCCTCGACGAGATCGGCGACATCAGCCTGAAACTGCAGCAGGACCTCCTGAGGGTCCTCGAGCAGAAGGAATTCACCCGCGTGGGGGGATCCCAGGTCATCGCCATCGAATCGCGGATCATCGCCGCCACGAACCGGGACCTGCGGAAGGCCATCGAGGAAGGGAAGTTCCGCGACGACCTGTACTACCGCCTGAACGTGATCTCCTTCCGGATCCCGCCGCTCCGGGAGCGGAAGGAGGACATCCCCCTCCTCGTCGGGAGCTTCATCGAGAAGTTCAACATCGAGATGGGGAAGGAGATGGAGGGGGTCACGGAGCCGGCGATGCGGAAACTCATGGATCACCCCTGGCCGGGGAACGCCCGGGAGCTCCGCAACGTCATCGAAAGGGCGATGGTCGTCTCCCGGGGGAGGGCGATCGGAGAAGCCGACCTCGACCTGCCGTCGGAGGCGCGGGCGGCGGTTACGGGGCGGTCGCTCGAGGAGATCGAGGTGGAGCATATCCGCCAGGTGCTCCAGAGCAACAACTGGAACATCCAGCGCTCCGCGCAGATCCTCGGGATCGACCGGGCAACCCTCTACAACAAGATCCGCAAGCACAATCTGAAGGGAGACAGGCCGGTGTGA